In Oleiharenicola lentus, the following are encoded in one genomic region:
- a CDS encoding four helix bundle suffix domain-containing protein translates to MADEGFIPAHGGYESLKAFQKARIVYDGTVCFCRRFMDKRDRTIDQMVQAARSGKQNILEGSQASGTSKEMEIKLVGVARASFEELLEDYLDHLRTHDFKLWSKDCREALYVRKLGAKDASYESYRAYFETRPPEIVANIMICLIHQTNFLLDRLLMRLEADFLKEGGMRERMTQARLRSRGRKS, encoded by the coding sequence ATGGCAGACGAAGGATTCATCCCGGCTCACGGTGGCTACGAAAGTCTCAAGGCCTTTCAGAAGGCGCGCATCGTCTATGATGGCACGGTGTGCTTCTGCCGGCGTTTTATGGATAAGCGCGACCGCACGATTGATCAGATGGTGCAGGCGGCGCGGTCTGGAAAGCAGAACATCCTCGAAGGCAGCCAGGCTTCGGGCACCTCCAAAGAGATGGAGATCAAGCTGGTGGGAGTGGCCCGGGCCAGTTTCGAGGAATTGCTCGAAGACTACCTGGACCACCTGCGCACGCATGATTTTAAGCTGTGGTCAAAGGACTGCCGCGAAGCACTCTACGTGCGCAAGCTCGGTGCCAAAGATGCGTCCTATGAGTCCTATAGGGCCTATTTTGAAACCCGACCGCCGGAGATCGTGGCGAACATCATGATTTGCCTGATCCACCAAACAAACTTCCTGCTGGACCGCCTTTTGATGCGGCTGGAGGCGGATTTTCTCAAGGAAGGCGGCATGCGAGAGCGGATGACGCAGGCCCGGCTGCGCAGCCGGGGGCGTAAATCTTAG
- a CDS encoding complex I subunit 4 family protein, translating to MNALPCTIYVSFLGAALALAAGTRSAAAARIVALLTALTAWGITLAAARSFVPTAGLQELVNAAWIPELGIRYHLAADGISLTLLVLTGLAATAGVLFSWNIEHRTGEFFALYLALIGGVYGVFLSADAFVLFVFYEIAIVPKYFLIANWGSTNREYGAMKLVLYSFAGSALVLAGLLWAYGAGHATGFGFPELIAATGRLGLPSQVGVVALVFTGFATLAGMFPLHTWAPTGHVAAPTAASMLLAGVVMKLGAYGCLRVALPLSPEAFALLQPYIAWLAIAGILYAGCVALVQEDFKFVIGYSSVSHMGFVLLGLAAANPAAVSGAVFQMFSHGVVAGLLFAVVGRMVYERTHTRRLADLRAMPLHKLMPFAAVVFVLAGLASMGIPGFSGFPAELTILIGSWQANPVWALAAATGVLIAAAFTLRAIQVSFFGKVERGVPHALERVESNAHHHDFPPITWPEKLGALLLLGATIYLGLSPDTLFNWIRPALQSPVFQSILTGGAS from the coding sequence ATGAACGCCCTGCCCTGCACCATCTACGTTTCCTTCCTCGGCGCGGCCCTTGCGCTGGCGGCCGGGACGCGCTCGGCGGCGGCGGCGCGGATCGTGGCTCTCCTCACCGCCCTGACCGCCTGGGGCATCACCCTCGCCGCCGCCCGCAGCTTCGTGCCGACCGCCGGCCTGCAGGAACTCGTCAACGCCGCGTGGATTCCCGAGCTCGGCATCCGCTACCACCTCGCGGCCGACGGCATCAGCCTGACCTTGCTCGTGCTCACCGGCCTCGCGGCCACGGCGGGCGTGCTCTTCTCCTGGAACATCGAGCACCGCACCGGCGAGTTCTTCGCGCTTTACCTCGCGCTCATCGGCGGCGTTTACGGCGTGTTCCTCAGCGCCGACGCCTTCGTCCTCTTTGTCTTCTACGAGATCGCCATCGTCCCGAAGTATTTCCTCATCGCGAACTGGGGCTCCACCAACCGCGAATACGGCGCAATGAAACTCGTGCTCTACTCCTTTGCGGGTAGCGCGCTCGTCCTCGCCGGCCTGCTCTGGGCCTACGGCGCTGGCCACGCCACGGGCTTCGGTTTTCCCGAACTCATCGCCGCCACCGGCCGCCTCGGCCTCCCCTCGCAGGTCGGTGTGGTCGCGCTGGTCTTCACCGGCTTCGCCACGCTCGCGGGCATGTTCCCGCTGCACACCTGGGCCCCGACCGGCCATGTCGCCGCACCAACCGCCGCCTCGATGCTGCTGGCCGGCGTGGTCATGAAACTCGGCGCCTACGGCTGCCTGCGCGTGGCCCTGCCGCTCTCCCCCGAGGCCTTTGCCCTGCTCCAGCCTTATATCGCGTGGCTGGCCATCGCCGGAATCCTCTATGCCGGCTGCGTGGCGCTGGTGCAGGAGGACTTCAAGTTCGTCATCGGCTACTCGAGCGTGAGCCACATGGGTTTCGTGCTCCTCGGCCTCGCCGCCGCCAACCCGGCCGCCGTGAGCGGCGCGGTCTTCCAGATGTTCTCGCACGGCGTCGTCGCCGGCCTGCTCTTCGCCGTCGTCGGCCGCATGGTCTATGAGCGCACCCACACGCGCCGCCTCGCCGACCTGCGCGCGATGCCGCTGCACAAGCTGATGCCCTTCGCCGCCGTCGTGTTCGTGCTCGCCGGCCTCGCCTCCATGGGCATCCCCGGCTTCAGCGGCTTCCCGGCCGAGCTGACCATCCTCATCGGCTCCTGGCAGGCCAACCCGGTCTGGGCTCTGGCCGCGGCCACCGGCGTCCTCATCGCCGCCGCCTTCACGCTGCGCGCCATCCAAGTGTCGTTCTTCGGCAAGGTGGAGCGCGGCGTCCCCCACGCGCTTGAGCGCGTTGAGAGCAACGCCCACCACCACGATTTCCCGCCCATCACCTGGCCCGAAAAGCTTGGGGCCCTGCTTCTGCTCGGCGCGACGATCTACCTCGGCCTCAGCCCCGATACCCTGTTCAACTGGATCCGCCCCGCGCTCCAGTCGCCCGTCTTCCAGTCCATCCTGACCGGAGGTGCCTCATGA
- a CDS encoding NADH-quinone oxidoreductase subunit N: MTADYAGLFHALRPEIHLVAGALLVLGFDLAWARHRPANRHHVALLLGTIALLMAGYEAATLGATGRVFGGAFFYDQLANLTRTGVIGLAVLALALLPHSAKLRHPAEFTAILLFATTGFSLMAAANNLLVAFVALELASLSLYALAGFDKTSPASAEAALKYFLFGGMSAAFLLFGFSLLYGLTGSINLNYIAAHLAQAQSPLLIVALVMILAAFGFKAAAAPFHLWAPDVYQGAPAPAAALIASASKLAGLVLFTRLLWPGLGAAAGTVAHTPITVGWAPVVALIAGASLLLGNIGALAQSNVRRLLAYSAIAHAGALLLGVLAAGRVGPGSLFYYAATYGLATVGAFGVIAALESSGRVQSLTDLAGLSKRSPFLAGCLAIFILSLAGIPPLAGFFGKFAVFASVLKVGGLAGPAGWLVILAIALSAVALYYYLLILKQALVAGVAADAAPVRVPLPARLSLLIAAALIVLFGVWPSLLLGLF; encoded by the coding sequence ATGACCGCCGACTACGCCGGACTCTTCCACGCCCTGCGCCCCGAAATCCATCTCGTGGCCGGCGCCCTGCTCGTGCTGGGTTTCGACCTCGCCTGGGCCCGCCACCGCCCGGCCAACCGCCATCATGTGGCCCTCCTGCTCGGCACCATCGCGCTGCTCATGGCCGGCTACGAAGCCGCCACCCTGGGTGCCACGGGACGCGTCTTTGGCGGCGCCTTCTTCTACGACCAGCTGGCCAACCTCACGCGGACCGGCGTGATCGGCCTCGCCGTGCTTGCGCTGGCGCTGTTGCCGCACTCCGCGAAACTCCGTCATCCCGCCGAGTTCACCGCCATCCTGCTCTTTGCCACCACCGGCTTCAGCCTGATGGCCGCAGCCAACAACCTGCTCGTTGCCTTCGTCGCGCTCGAACTGGCCAGCCTCTCGCTCTACGCGCTGGCCGGCTTCGACAAGACCAGCCCGGCTTCCGCCGAGGCGGCGCTCAAGTATTTCCTGTTTGGCGGCATGTCTGCAGCCTTCCTGCTCTTCGGTTTCAGCCTGCTCTACGGTCTGACCGGCTCGATCAACCTGAACTACATCGCCGCCCACCTCGCCCAGGCCCAGTCGCCGCTGCTGATCGTGGCGCTGGTGATGATCCTCGCCGCCTTCGGCTTCAAGGCTGCCGCCGCGCCCTTCCATCTCTGGGCGCCCGATGTCTATCAGGGCGCGCCCGCCCCTGCCGCCGCGCTCATTGCCTCGGCCTCGAAACTCGCCGGCCTCGTGCTCTTCACCCGCCTGCTCTGGCCCGGACTCGGCGCTGCCGCCGGCACGGTGGCCCACACGCCGATCACCGTCGGCTGGGCCCCGGTGGTCGCGCTGATCGCCGGCGCCTCGCTGCTGCTGGGCAATATCGGCGCCCTCGCGCAGTCGAACGTTCGCCGCCTGCTCGCCTACTCCGCCATCGCCCACGCCGGCGCGCTCCTGCTCGGCGTGCTCGCCGCCGGCCGCGTCGGCCCTGGCTCGCTGTTCTACTACGCCGCCACCTACGGCCTTGCCACGGTCGGCGCCTTCGGCGTCATCGCCGCGCTGGAATCCTCAGGACGCGTTCAATCGCTCACCGATCTGGCCGGCTTGTCTAAGCGCTCGCCCTTCCTCGCCGGCTGTCTCGCGATTTTCATCCTCTCGCTCGCCGGCATCCCGCCGCTCGCCGGTTTCTTCGGCAAGTTCGCGGTCTTCGCCTCCGTGCTCAAGGTCGGCGGCCTCGCCGGTCCCGCCGGCTGGCTCGTGATCCTCGCCATCGCGCTGAGCGCCGTGGCGCTTTACTACTACCTGCTGATCCTGAAGCAGGCGCTCGTCGCAGGAGTAGCGGCAGACGCCGCCCCGGTGCGCGTGCCCCTGCCCGCACGCCTGTCGCTGCTGATCGCCGCCGCACTCATCGTGCTCTTCGGTGTGTGGCCCTCGCTGCTGCTGGGGTTGTTCTAA
- a CDS encoding complex I subunit 4 family protein yields MSLLSWIVFTPWIGALLVFLLRCKLSPRLGRLLPIVFSLSTLALGLLALTRFDPAVTGLQFVEKQPWIRALNVRYHLGLDGLSLVLVLLTGLLAPLALLGTTRTARCPAIHGALFLLLQGSALGVFLALDFFPWFIFWELSLVPAFFLIKFWGGPGSSRAAYQFVIYTIGGSAFMLLGFAALYAATGTFDFTELAALARAGMIAERLATFGGLWPQAVFLGVLLGLAVKVPLFPFHAWLPPAYAEAPTGTSMFLTGVMSKMGVYGFLRILWPIFPQPLQAAATPLLWLALAGVVLGAFAAMRQTDLKRLVAYSSINHLSYCLLALFAVAAGGASNPAATTAALSGAVLQMFNHGLSAAALFFCVGVLEDRSGGQRGLHDFGGVRSAAPVFAGFCGIALFSSLGLPGLNGFVGEFLIFRGVFGLTPWIAAIATLGLLATALFLLTFWQRVFHGPAAGAGVGFRDLDFTEKATLLPLLVLMFALGIWPQLLAGLINPLVTAWATSLP; encoded by the coding sequence ATGAGCCTCCTCTCCTGGATTGTCTTCACCCCTTGGATCGGCGCACTGCTCGTCTTCCTGCTGCGCTGCAAACTTTCGCCCCGGCTCGGGCGCCTGCTGCCCATCGTCTTCAGCCTCTCCACCCTCGCCCTCGGCCTCCTCGCGCTCACCCGCTTCGACCCGGCGGTCACCGGTCTGCAGTTCGTGGAGAAACAACCGTGGATTCGGGCGCTGAACGTCCGTTACCACCTAGGCCTCGACGGCCTGAGCCTCGTGCTCGTGCTGCTCACCGGCCTGCTGGCCCCGCTCGCGCTCCTCGGCACCACGCGCACCGCTCGCTGCCCGGCCATCCACGGTGCGCTCTTCCTCCTCCTGCAGGGCAGCGCCCTCGGCGTGTTCCTCGCCTTGGATTTCTTCCCCTGGTTCATCTTCTGGGAACTGAGCCTCGTGCCGGCCTTCTTCCTGATCAAATTCTGGGGTGGCCCCGGCTCTTCCCGCGCCGCCTACCAGTTCGTGATCTACACCATCGGCGGCAGCGCCTTCATGCTGCTGGGCTTCGCCGCCCTCTACGCCGCCACCGGCACCTTTGATTTCACCGAACTCGCCGCGCTCGCCCGGGCCGGGATGATTGCCGAACGCCTCGCCACTTTCGGCGGCTTATGGCCGCAGGCCGTCTTCCTCGGCGTCCTCCTCGGCCTCGCGGTCAAGGTTCCGCTCTTCCCCTTCCATGCCTGGCTGCCCCCGGCCTACGCCGAGGCCCCGACCGGCACCTCGATGTTCCTCACCGGCGTGATGTCCAAGATGGGCGTCTATGGTTTCCTGCGCATCCTCTGGCCGATCTTCCCGCAACCGCTGCAGGCCGCCGCGACGCCCCTGCTCTGGCTCGCCCTCGCCGGGGTGGTGCTCGGCGCCTTCGCCGCGATGCGGCAGACCGACCTCAAGCGGCTCGTCGCCTACTCCTCCATCAACCACCTGAGCTACTGCCTGCTGGCGCTCTTCGCGGTCGCGGCCGGCGGCGCCAGCAACCCGGCAGCCACGACCGCCGCCCTGAGCGGCGCGGTCCTCCAGATGTTCAACCACGGCCTCTCCGCCGCGGCGCTGTTCTTCTGCGTGGGCGTGCTGGAAGACCGTTCCGGCGGCCAACGCGGCCTCCACGACTTCGGCGGCGTGCGCTCCGCCGCGCCGGTCTTCGCCGGTTTCTGCGGCATCGCGCTGTTCTCCTCGCTCGGCCTGCCAGGCCTCAACGGCTTCGTGGGCGAGTTCCTCATCTTCCGCGGCGTCTTCGGCCTGACCCCCTGGATCGCCGCCATCGCTACGCTCGGCCTGCTCGCCACCGCGCTCTTCCTCCTGACCTTCTGGCAACGCGTCTTTCACGGCCCAGCGGCGGGGGCCGGCGTGGGCTTCCGCGACCTCGATTTTACCGAGAAGGCCACGTTGCTTCCGCTCCTCGTGCTCATGTTCGCGCTCGGCATCTGGCCCCAGCTTCTCGCCGGCCTCATCAATCCGCTCGTCACCGCCTGGGCGACCTCCCTGCCATGA
- a CDS encoding phosphatidylserine decarboxylase, producing the protein MPAEPIRYFHRAKKTVETEQVYGEAWLRWTYGSSLGRLSLHALVKRALLSRYYGWRMSLRASANRVLPFVVDYGLDVDEFAKKPYSFRTFNEFFYRALKPGARPIAGHSTSSGQDGDRVAVLPADGRHLAFQNVEAAAGFYAKGQKFDLKAFLGDEALAAKFAGGSLLISRLCPVDYHRFHFPVAGQPGEPRLINGYLYSVSPIALQRNLAYLWENKRMVTLVESPVFGTVAVCEIGATMVGSIVQTHVPGRAVAKGEEKGLFKFGGSCVVTIFQPGRIRLDADLVEQTAAGLEVYARMGERLGEAG; encoded by the coding sequence ATGCCCGCCGAGCCCATCCGCTACTTCCACCGTGCAAAGAAGACCGTCGAGACCGAGCAGGTCTATGGCGAGGCCTGGCTGCGCTGGACCTACGGGTCGTCGCTTGGCCGGCTGTCGCTCCACGCGCTCGTGAAGCGCGCGCTGCTTTCGCGCTATTACGGCTGGCGGATGAGCCTGCGCGCGAGCGCCAACCGCGTGCTGCCGTTCGTCGTGGACTACGGCCTCGATGTGGACGAATTCGCGAAGAAGCCGTATTCGTTCAGGACCTTCAACGAGTTCTTCTACCGCGCGCTCAAGCCTGGCGCGCGGCCCATTGCTGGCCATTCGACAAGCTCAGGCCAAGACGGCGACCGAGTCGCCGTCTTGCCCGCGGACGGCCGGCATCTGGCGTTTCAGAACGTGGAGGCGGCAGCCGGGTTCTACGCCAAGGGGCAGAAATTCGACCTCAAGGCGTTCCTCGGTGACGAGGCGCTCGCGGCGAAATTCGCCGGCGGGTCGCTGCTCATCTCGCGGCTGTGCCCGGTGGACTACCACCGCTTTCATTTTCCCGTGGCCGGTCAGCCCGGCGAACCGCGGCTGATCAACGGATACCTCTATTCGGTCTCACCCATCGCGCTGCAGCGGAACCTTGCCTATCTCTGGGAAAACAAGCGCATGGTCACGCTTGTCGAGTCGCCGGTGTTCGGCACCGTCGCCGTGTGCGAAATCGGCGCGACCATGGTCGGGAGCATTGTCCAGACGCATGTGCCCGGCCGGGCCGTGGCCAAGGGCGAGGAGAAGGGCCTGTTCAAGTTCGGCGGCTCCTGCGTGGTGACGATCTTCCAGCCCGGCCGCATCAGGCTCGACGCCGACCTGGTCGAGCAGACCGCCGCTGGACTCGAGGTTTATGCGCGCATGGGCGAGCGGCTGGGCGAGGCGGGTTGA
- a CDS encoding dihydroorotate dehydrogenase-like protein, producing MNLATNYLGLSLRNPLIVGASPFCDEVDGAQRLQDAGAAAIVMRSLFEEQIDHQQRTLSYLLDTSPGEIASGVREFFPSYADYPLSPNTYLEQLSHLKNTLKIPVIASLCGHRPGAWIDYARKLEQAGADAIELNLYHLITDPRMSGRQVEDEMLETVRDISGTVKIPVAAKLSPFHAAPAQFALELEKAGAKGVVLFNRFYQPDFDLQELEVHPQLKLSDSSELLLRLRWLAVISPHVKGSLSCTGGVHRAEDIIKALLAGASTVQVVSVLLKEGPRVLTQLLGGMRNWMTQRGYEDLNDLRGALNLKRCTNPEAHERANYIKVLQSRAI from the coding sequence ATGAACCTCGCGACCAACTACCTCGGTCTCTCCCTCAGGAATCCGCTCATCGTCGGTGCGTCACCGTTCTGCGACGAGGTGGACGGGGCCCAGCGCCTCCAGGACGCCGGCGCGGCGGCCATCGTCATGCGCTCGCTTTTCGAGGAGCAGATCGACCACCAGCAGCGCACGTTGTCGTACCTGCTCGACACCAGCCCGGGGGAAATCGCCTCTGGCGTGCGAGAGTTTTTTCCGTCCTACGCGGACTACCCGCTTTCGCCCAACACCTACCTGGAGCAGCTCAGCCACCTGAAGAACACGCTCAAGATCCCGGTCATCGCCTCGCTCTGCGGGCACCGGCCCGGGGCCTGGATCGACTACGCGCGCAAGCTGGAGCAGGCTGGCGCCGATGCCATCGAGCTGAACCTCTACCACCTCATCACTGACCCGCGCATGAGCGGCCGACAGGTGGAGGACGAGATGCTCGAGACCGTCCGCGACATCAGCGGCACCGTGAAGATTCCCGTGGCGGCCAAGCTTTCGCCCTTTCACGCGGCGCCCGCGCAGTTTGCCCTCGAGTTGGAAAAGGCCGGCGCGAAGGGCGTGGTGCTGTTCAACCGGTTCTACCAGCCGGATTTTGACCTGCAGGAACTCGAGGTGCATCCGCAGCTCAAGCTGTCGGATTCGTCAGAACTGCTGCTGCGCCTGCGCTGGCTGGCGGTGATCTCGCCGCACGTGAAGGGGTCGCTCAGCTGCACCGGTGGCGTGCATCGCGCCGAGGACATCATCAAGGCCTTGCTTGCCGGAGCCAGCACCGTGCAGGTGGTCTCGGTGCTGCTGAAGGAGGGGCCCCGCGTGCTCACGCAGCTGCTTGGCGGCATGCGAAACTGGATGACCCAGCGCGGCTACGAGGACCTCAACGACCTGCGCGGCGCGCTGAACCTCAAGCGTTGCACGAATCCCGAGGCGCACGAGCGGGCGAATTACATCAAGGTGCTGCAGAGCCGGGCCATTTAA
- a CDS encoding amidase: MQTRLLLLFCLMLVSVRAEFAFAEATIEDLHAQMKSGRLTAVQLTQAYLDRIAEVDKAGPRLNAVIEINPDALTIAAQLDAERSAGFVRGPLHGIPILIKDNIVTSDKMQTTAGSLALVGTRPVNGAWVVGRLRQAGVVILGKTNLSEWANFRGERSISGWSARGGQTRNPYALDRSPSGSSSGSAAAVAANLCVAAVGTETDGSIVSPASVCGLVGVKPTIGLVGRSGIIPISASQDTAGPMARTVQDAALLLDIMAQKDPGDQATLSRPHTVDTVFSVAVKMRKRLIKGARLGVIRGPFGMDARLNPILDGAIDKLKAAGAEIVDLGDLPQFNAAGEAEMEVLLYEFKDGLNKYFATLGPDSPIKTLADVIAFNRAHADKELAHFGQELMEKAQAKGPLTEQAYLDARATCLRVMRTEGIDALLAQHKLDALVTLTNGPAWLIDPVNGDAYTGGSSSLAAVAGYPSVTVPAGDWRGLPVGISFTGAAWTEAKLLAYAAEFEAAAKARREPQFLPTIR; encoded by the coding sequence ATGCAAACCCGACTGCTGCTTCTGTTCTGTCTGATGCTTGTAAGCGTCCGGGCGGAGTTCGCCTTCGCCGAGGCCACCATCGAGGACCTGCACGCGCAGATGAAGAGCGGACGCTTGACCGCCGTGCAATTGACCCAGGCCTACCTCGATCGCATCGCCGAGGTGGATAAGGCCGGCCCGAGGCTGAATGCGGTCATCGAGATCAACCCCGATGCCCTGACCATCGCGGCGCAGCTCGATGCCGAGCGCTCAGCCGGCTTTGTGCGTGGTCCCCTGCATGGCATTCCGATTCTCATCAAGGACAACATTGTCACGTCGGACAAGATGCAGACGACGGCCGGCTCCCTCGCCCTAGTCGGGACCAGGCCCGTTAATGGCGCTTGGGTGGTCGGACGGCTCCGACAGGCCGGGGTTGTCATCCTCGGAAAGACCAACCTCAGCGAGTGGGCCAACTTCCGCGGGGAGAGATCCATCAGTGGATGGAGCGCTCGCGGAGGACAGACGCGCAACCCCTATGCGCTTGATCGCAGCCCATCGGGCTCCAGTTCCGGCTCGGCTGCGGCGGTGGCGGCCAATCTGTGCGTTGCGGCCGTGGGCACGGAGACCGACGGATCGATCGTATCGCCAGCTTCGGTATGCGGGCTCGTGGGCGTGAAGCCCACGATCGGGTTGGTTGGCCGCAGCGGTATCATTCCGATTTCCGCCTCGCAGGACACCGCCGGGCCGATGGCCCGGACCGTGCAAGACGCCGCCCTTTTGCTCGATATCATGGCCCAAAAAGATCCAGGTGATCAGGCAACGCTGTCCCGCCCGCACACGGTGGATACGGTTTTCTCCGTGGCGGTGAAGATGAGGAAGAGGCTGATAAAAGGAGCGCGACTCGGCGTGATCCGCGGACCCTTCGGGATGGATGCGCGGCTGAACCCAATTCTGGACGGGGCGATCGATAAGCTGAAAGCCGCCGGCGCCGAGATCGTGGACCTTGGCGACCTCCCGCAGTTCAATGCTGCGGGCGAGGCGGAGATGGAGGTGTTGCTCTACGAATTCAAGGATGGCCTGAACAAATACTTCGCCACGCTTGGGCCGGATTCGCCGATCAAGACCCTGGCCGACGTCATCGCCTTCAACCGCGCCCATGCCGACAAGGAACTCGCGCACTTCGGCCAGGAGCTGATGGAGAAGGCTCAGGCCAAGGGCCCGCTGACTGAGCAGGCCTATCTCGACGCCCGCGCGACCTGCCTGCGCGTCATGCGCACGGAGGGCATCGATGCCTTGTTGGCCCAGCACAAGTTGGACGCGCTCGTGACCCTTACTAACGGCCCGGCCTGGCTGATCGATCCTGTCAACGGCGACGCCTACACCGGCGGCAGTTCCTCGTTGGCCGCCGTAGCCGGCTACCCGAGCGTGACCGTCCCCGCCGGCGACTGGCGCGGCCTGCCCGTGGGGATCTCCTTCACCGGTGCCGCGTGGACCGAGGCGAAACTGCTGGCCTATGCCGCGGAGTTCGAGGCGGCCGCCAAGGCCCGCCGCGAGCCGCAATTCCTGCCGACGATCAGGTGA